The following proteins come from a genomic window of Gimesia chilikensis:
- a CDS encoding PD40 domain-containing protein, with the protein MYRILTMTCFVLILSLSFNIAQAEVVSIEATIKSVDSQNNKITVERKGKTTEFDVSKNSDLSKLKAGQKVTLSYHLDLETVLKIESPEVKSDSKSPELIVLQELDAEGFEGNPVLTKDGLTIFWNIKGPSDSLKWVWTASRKDQNSLFENKKKLIPAADFTVSSDGLEIIMLQNNGSLASATRDDLESNFSRPKTITELSKKYGFIAAPTISPDGLTLYYGRIVNGKGIQFHYSTRSSKNGKWSPPRPLLLPPSGYKMRFMTLSSDDKYLFCNAMDAEEGKPNLLIYSRGTPQDRFEYLGVVDSEGLKVDASKGGAFARYLPDSNELFYSGTIDESGDRKLLLIKNFSPETMVKEIINK; encoded by the coding sequence ATGTATCGCATTTTAACCATGACATGCTTTGTTCTGATCTTGTCCCTGTCATTCAATATTGCTCAAGCAGAAGTCGTTTCGATTGAAGCCACAATCAAATCTGTTGATTCTCAAAACAACAAAATCACAGTCGAACGAAAAGGGAAAACCACAGAGTTTGATGTCAGTAAGAACTCAGACCTCTCTAAACTCAAAGCCGGTCAGAAAGTCACACTGAGTTACCATCTTGATCTGGAAACCGTGTTGAAAATCGAATCACCGGAAGTTAAATCGGATTCAAAATCTCCTGAACTGATCGTTCTCCAAGAACTCGATGCTGAGGGGTTTGAAGGAAATCCGGTTCTCACGAAAGATGGACTTACGATTTTCTGGAACATCAAAGGTCCATCAGATTCATTGAAATGGGTGTGGACGGCTTCTCGTAAAGATCAGAATTCTTTATTTGAGAACAAAAAGAAGTTGATTCCAGCAGCAGATTTTACAGTTTCATCTGATGGTCTTGAAATCATCATGTTGCAAAACAATGGTTCTCTGGCCAGTGCTACCAGAGATGATCTCGAAAGTAATTTCAGCAGACCGAAAACAATAACTGAGCTAAGTAAGAAGTATGGTTTCATTGCAGCTCCGACTATTTCTCCTGATGGCCTAACGCTCTACTACGGTCGTATCGTCAACGGAAAAGGAATTCAATTTCATTACTCAACTCGTTCCTCAAAGAACGGAAAGTGGAGTCCGCCGAGACCACTGCTGCTGCCTCCAAGTGGCTACAAGATGCGTTTCATGACTTTATCATCTGATGATAAATATCTGTTTTGTAATGCCATGGATGCAGAAGAAGGGAAACCAAATCTGCTGATTTATTCGAGGGGAACTCCACAGGATCGGTTTGAATATCTTGGAGTTGTGGACTCTGAGGGATTGAAGGTGGATGCGTCCAAGGGTGGAGCATTTGCCCGATACCTGCCGGACTCAAATGAGCTGTTCTATTCGGGCACGATTGATGAAAGTGGCGACCGAAAATTGTTGTTGATTAAGAACTTTTCGCCGGAGACAATGGTCAAAGAGATCATAAACAAGTAG